One window of Bacteroides sp. AN502(2024) genomic DNA carries:
- a CDS encoding toprim domain-containing protein, with protein MNIQEAKQIRIADYLQSLGYSPVKQQGGSLWYKSPFRQETEASFKVNINRNLWFDYGLGKGGSIIALAQELYSSNHLPYLLRKIVEQAPHVRPVSFSFRQQPSEPCFQQLEVRELTHPALLRYLQERGIDTALAKSECKELHFNNNGKPYFAIGFPNVAGGYEVRNEFFKGCIAPKDISHIRQQGEPREKCLVFEGMTDYLSFLTLRMRNCPTMPNLDRQDYVILNSVANISKAIDVLHGYERIHCLLDNDEAGTRAYQELRKEFAGRIRDFSHNYHGYKDLNDYLCGKPLSQSAEPMKQERQVQSAKRMMQPPKKRGLKM; from the coding sequence ATGAACATCCAAGAAGCAAAACAAATCAGGATTGCAGACTATCTGCAAAGTCTGGGCTATTCGCCCGTGAAACAACAAGGCGGTAGCCTGTGGTACAAGTCACCGTTCCGTCAGGAGACGGAAGCGTCATTCAAGGTGAACATCAACCGCAACTTGTGGTTCGACTACGGACTGGGCAAGGGCGGTAGCATCATCGCACTGGCACAGGAACTTTATTCCTCCAACCATTTGCCCTATCTGCTCCGTAAGATAGTGGAACAGGCTCCACACGTCCGCCCCGTGTCTTTCTCTTTTCGCCAACAACCATCCGAGCCATGTTTCCAACAGTTGGAGGTACGGGAACTCACGCATCCGGCATTGCTGCGTTACTTGCAGGAGCGTGGAATAGATACCGCATTGGCAAAGTCGGAGTGCAAGGAGCTGCATTTCAACAACAACGGCAAACCCTATTTCGCCATCGGCTTCCCGAATGTGGCAGGAGGCTACGAGGTGCGCAACGAGTTTTTCAAGGGCTGCATCGCACCGAAAGACATCAGCCATATCCGGCAGCAGGGAGAACCGAGGGAAAAATGTCTGGTATTCGAGGGCATGACGGACTATCTTTCTTTCCTCACGTTGAGGATGAGGAACTGCCCGACCATGCCCAACCTTGACAGGCAGGATTACGTCATCCTCAATTCGGTAGCCAATATTTCCAAAGCCATTGACGTGTTGCACGGATATGAACGCATCCACTGCCTGCTCGACAATGACGAGGCAGGGACAAGGGCATATCAGGAACTGAGGAAAGAGTTTGCCGGACGCATCCGGGACTTCTCCCACAACTATCACGGATATAAAGACCTGAACGATTACCTGTGCGGCAAACCCTTGTCCCAATCGGCAGAGCCGATGAAGCAGGAGCGGCAAGTCCAATCCGCAAAGCGGATGATGCAGCCACCGAAGAAACGAGGGCTGAAGATGTAG
- a CDS encoding primase-helicase family protein, translated as MTAKESKDSHRPPSDGGMARDEFIRVGTTLYKLVNQPRLNGGYVKKRIAWNNETLRQDYGKDYIGSVPKYDGFCTVPEHVSYQPVIGKFLNLYEPIDHRPKKGDFPHIQSLVRHIFGEQYELGMDYLQLLYLQPVQKLPILLLVSEERNTGKSTFLNFLKALFQNNVTFNTNEDFRSQFNSDWAGKLLILVDEVLLNRREDSERLKNLSTTLSYKVEAKGKDRDEIAFFAKFVLCSNNEYLPVIIDAGETRYWVRSIDRLQSDDTDFLQKLKAEIPAFLHHLQHRSLSTEKESRMWFASSLLHTEALRKIIRSNRNRLEIEMHELILDIMESVGTDTFSFCPNDILVLLVNTQVKAEKHQVRKVLQECWKLAPAPNTLTYTTYQVDFTRECHYSPIRKTGRFYTMTRGFLETL; from the coding sequence ATGACAGCCAAAGAATCAAAAGACAGCCACCGACCGCCATCAGATGGCGGCATGGCAAGAGATGAGTTTATCCGGGTGGGTACGACCCTCTACAAGTTAGTGAACCAGCCCCGCCTGAACGGAGGCTATGTGAAGAAGCGCATCGCATGGAACAACGAGACCCTGCGCCAAGACTATGGCAAGGACTACATCGGCAGCGTTCCCAAGTATGACGGCTTCTGTACCGTACCAGAACACGTCAGCTATCAGCCTGTAATCGGAAAGTTCCTGAACCTCTACGAGCCGATAGACCACCGACCCAAGAAGGGTGATTTTCCACACATCCAATCTCTGGTGCGGCACATCTTCGGGGAGCAATATGAGTTGGGGATGGACTATCTTCAACTGCTCTACCTGCAACCCGTACAGAAGCTGCCCATCCTCCTGCTGGTGTCAGAGGAGCGCAACACGGGCAAAAGCACGTTCCTCAACTTCCTGAAAGCCCTATTTCAGAATAATGTGACATTCAACACCAACGAGGATTTCCGCAGCCAGTTCAATTCAGACTGGGCAGGCAAGCTGCTTATCCTTGTGGACGAGGTACTGCTCAACCGCAGGGAGGACAGCGAGAGGTTGAAGAACCTGAGCACCACACTCTCCTATAAAGTAGAAGCCAAAGGCAAGGACCGTGACGAGATAGCTTTCTTCGCCAAATTCGTGCTGTGCTCCAACAACGAGTATCTGCCCGTCATCATCGACGCAGGGGAAACACGCTATTGGGTGCGCAGTATAGACCGCCTGCAATCCGATGATACCGACTTCCTGCAAAAGCTGAAAGCGGAGATACCCGCCTTTCTCCATCATTTGCAGCATAGAAGCCTCTCCACCGAAAAGGAGAGCCGGATGTGGTTTGCCTCCTCGCTGCTGCATACCGAAGCCTTGCGGAAGATAATCCGCAGCAACCGTAACCGATTGGAGATAGAGATGCACGAGCTAATCCTTGACATCATGGAGAGTGTAGGCACGGACACTTTTTCGTTCTGCCCGAATGACATTCTTGTGCTGTTGGTAAACACGCAGGTCAAAGCGGAAAAGCACCAAGTGAGAAAGGTATTGCAGGAGTGCTGGAAACTTGCACCTGCACCCAATACGCTTACCTACACCACCTATCAGGTGGACTTCACACGGGAATGCCACTATTCGCCCATACGGAAAACAGGACGGTTCTATACCATGACAAGGGGATTTTTGGAAACACTCTGA
- a CDS encoding DUF6078 family protein, producing MIFVCQSIIFIGRGTYYRFYRKERYLSLEQQEYIRRIFRQKGIAEEPTSDSYTKEYIYGNYLPSATISLYLIVI from the coding sequence TTGATCTTTGTCTGTCAGTCAATTATCTTTATCGGACGCGGGACGTATTATCGCTTTTACCGTAAAGAGAGATATTTGTCGCTTGAACAACAGGAATATATTCGTAGGATTTTTCGTCAGAAAGGAATAGCGGAGGAACCTACATCCGATTCCTACACAAAAGAATATATTTATGGTAATTATCTGCCATCTGCAACAATTTCGTTGTATCTAATTGTGATATAA
- a CDS encoding mechanosensitive ion channel family protein produces the protein MKEVTEVVDTVSVALGNGQPEEAGYAVMKGVNHALLSIGVNEVWADKIDNFILLLLIIGVALLANLICRKIILRTVAKLVKQTKATWDDIVFNDKVMANLSRMVAPILIYIAIPIAFPEHADSALLDFLRRLCMIYILAVFLRFFSALFTAVYLVYSAREQYKDKPLKGLLQTAQVILFFIGAIIIISILIKQSPVVLLTGLGASAAVLMLVFKDSIMGFVSGIQLSANNMLKVGDWITMPKYGADGTVIEVTLNTVKVRNFDNTITTIPPYLLISDSFQNWQGMQESGGRRVKRSINIDMTSVRFCTPEMLEKYRKIQLLKDYVDETEKGVEEYNKEHHIDNSVLVNGRRQTNLGVFRAYLTNYLKSLPTVNQEMTCMVRQLQPTETGIPLELYFFSANKVWVAYEGIQADVFDHVLAIIPEFDLRVFQNPSGTDLRRIGVKIEN, from the coding sequence ATGAAAGAAGTAACGGAAGTTGTTGATACTGTGAGTGTGGCATTGGGAAATGGACAACCGGAAGAGGCTGGTTATGCAGTGATGAAGGGGGTGAACCATGCGCTGCTTTCAATAGGGGTGAATGAAGTTTGGGCGGATAAGATTGATAACTTTATCCTCTTATTGCTTATTATTGGAGTTGCTTTACTGGCGAATTTGATTTGCCGCAAGATCATTCTGCGTACCGTAGCTAAATTGGTGAAACAGACGAAAGCCACTTGGGATGACATTGTATTCAATGATAAAGTGATGGCAAACCTTAGCAGGATGGTGGCGCCGATATTGATTTATATAGCTATTCCTATTGCATTTCCGGAGCACGCGGATTCTGCTTTGCTCGATTTTCTTCGCCGACTTTGCATGATTTACATTCTTGCAGTTTTTCTTCGTTTCTTCAGTGCTTTATTTACGGCTGTTTATCTGGTATATAGTGCGCGCGAGCAATATAAGGACAAACCTTTGAAGGGACTTTTGCAGACAGCACAGGTTATTCTCTTCTTTATTGGAGCTATCATTATTATCAGTATTCTGATAAAGCAAAGTCCTGTGGTGTTGTTGACTGGATTGGGAGCTTCAGCCGCAGTTCTGATGTTGGTTTTTAAAGACAGTATCATGGGATTTGTCTCCGGCATCCAGCTTTCTGCTAATAATATGTTAAAGGTGGGCGACTGGATCACGATGCCGAAATATGGTGCGGACGGTACAGTGATAGAAGTAACATTGAACACCGTGAAAGTGCGTAACTTCGACAATACAATCACTACCATTCCTCCTTACCTGTTGATTAGTGATTCTTTTCAGAACTGGCAGGGTATGCAAGAATCCGGTGGGCGCCGTGTGAAACGTTCCATCAACATAGATATGACCAGTGTACGCTTCTGCACGCCGGAGATGTTGGAAAAGTACCGGAAGATACAACTACTGAAAGACTATGTGGATGAAACGGAAAAGGGCGTGGAAGAATATAATAAAGAGCATCATATCGACAACTCTGTATTAGTGAATGGACGCCGGCAAACGAACTTGGGAGTTTTTCGGGCCTACCTGACCAATTATCTGAAGAGTCTGCCCACTGTTAATCAGGAAATGACCTGCATGGTACGCCAACTCCAACCTACTGAAACCGGTATTCCGTTGGAACTTTATTTCTTTTCTGCCAATAAAGTGTGGGTTGCTTATGAAGGTATACAGGCAGATGTTTTCGATCATGTGCTTGCTATTATTCCCGAATTCGATTTGCGCGTCTTCCAGAATCCGTCGGGAACAGACCTCCGTCGGATAGGGGTCAAGATAGAAAATTAA
- the mobV gene encoding MobV family relaxase, with translation MGYAVLHMEKTSGTDAAMSAHIERTIRPKNADAGRTHLNRELIKFPDGIANRTQAIQHRLDTAGLTRKIGNNQVRAIRILLTGTHEDMERITNDGRLDEWCGDNLRYLADTFGKENIVSAVLHMDEQTPHIHATLVPIVRGERKRRKREEQTKKRYRKKPTDGARLCADDIMTRQKLKAYQDSYAQAMERYGLQRGIDGSEAKHISTRQYYRDLVQQTEQLQTDIGQLQDRRETALEELRRAKREVQTEKLKGAATTAAVNIAESVGSLFGSNKVRALERENRNLHERVSELEEEVRQREQQQTKQIQEIKNAYEQQNRKLSEFVDFVKRYFPYVEKLMPMINFLRERLGFDDGIIRRLCTFKEVSIKGKLYSSEFSRSFETRHSVCAIKDDENGRFDFKIDGVSHVSWFRKKMNEFREAIGIPKPRLDRGIKL, from the coding sequence ATGGGCTACGCAGTATTACATATGGAGAAAACAAGCGGAACGGATGCCGCCATGTCCGCGCACATAGAGCGCACCATCCGACCGAAAAATGCCGATGCGGGCAGGACGCATCTCAATCGGGAATTGATTAAGTTTCCCGATGGCATTGCAAACAGGACACAAGCCATACAACACAGGTTGGACACCGCTGGGCTGACACGCAAAATCGGCAACAACCAAGTGAGGGCAATCCGTATCCTGCTTACGGGAACACACGAGGATATGGAACGTATCACCAACGATGGAAGACTTGATGAATGGTGCGGCGACAATCTGAGATACCTCGCCGACACGTTCGGCAAGGAGAATATCGTGTCAGCAGTCCTGCACATGGACGAGCAGACACCGCACATACACGCCACGCTTGTCCCCATTGTCAGGGGAGAACGCAAACGCAGGAAACGGGAGGAACAGACGAAGAAACGCTACCGCAAGAAGCCTACCGATGGAGCAAGACTTTGTGCCGATGACATCATGACCCGTCAGAAGCTCAAAGCCTATCAGGACAGCTATGCCCAAGCTATGGAAAGATACGGATTGCAACGTGGCATAGACGGTTCGGAGGCGAAACATATCTCCACACGGCAATATTATCGTGATTTAGTACAGCAGACAGAACAGTTACAAACAGATATAGGGCAACTTCAAGACCGCAGAGAAACAGCGTTGGAGGAACTCAGACGTGCGAAAAGGGAGGTACAGACCGAGAAGCTGAAAGGTGCGGCAACAACCGCTGCCGTCAACATCGCCGAGAGTGTCGGTTCTCTTTTCGGCAGCAACAAGGTCAGGGCGTTGGAGAGGGAGAACAGGAATCTGCATGAGCGTGTATCTGAACTTGAAGAAGAAGTCCGACAAAGGGAACAGCAACAAACCAAACAAATACAGGAGATTAAAAATGCTTACGAGCAACAAAACCGCAAGCTGTCCGAGTTCGTGGATTTTGTCAAACGCTACTTCCCGTATGTGGAGAAGCTGATGCCGATGATAAACTTCCTGCGAGAGCGGTTAGGTTTCGATGACGGTATCATAAGAAGACTATGCACATTCAAAGAAGTCAGCATAAAAGGCAAACTCTATTCTTCGGAGTTCAGCCGAAGTTTTGAAACACGACATTCCGTCTGTGCCATCAAGGATGATGAAAACGGTAGATTCGATTTCAAAATTGACGGGGTATCACACGTAAGCTGGTTCCGAAAGAAAATGAACGAGTTTAGGGAAGCCATCGGAATACCGAAGCCAAGACTGGATAGAGGAATAAAACTATAA
- a CDS encoding tyrosine-type recombinase/integrase — translation MARSTFKVLFYVNGSKEKNGIVPIMGRVTINGTVAQFSCKQSIPNTLWDVKGNKAKGKSREARDINLALDNIKAQIIKHYQRISDREAFVTAEMVRNAYQGIGMEYETLLKAFDKENEVFKKRVGKDRVMATYRSRVVARNYVAAFIKSFYKRNDMSMLELTPDFIKEFAAYLSTEAGLHNGTIWEKCMWLKGVVMRAHFNGLIPRNPFAQFHISPNVKEREFLTEDELKVLMTHEFEDSKLAYIRDIFIFASFTALSFVDVQELTNDNIVEVNGEKWILSKRHKTKVPFQVKLLDIPLQIIERYRPMQKGNLVFPGLNYWSICKPLKKMIKECGINKDISFHCARHGFATLALCKGMPIESVSRILGHTNIVTTQIYAKITTQKLDNDLTMFGNRLSKAFNGITMA, via the coding sequence ATGGCAAGAAGCACATTCAAAGTGCTGTTCTATGTGAACGGCAGCAAGGAGAAAAACGGTATTGTCCCCATCATGGGACGGGTTACAATCAACGGGACTGTGGCGCAGTTCAGTTGCAAACAGAGCATTCCCAACACGCTTTGGGACGTGAAGGGCAACAAGGCGAAAGGGAAGAGCCGCGAGGCACGGGACATCAACCTCGCGCTTGACAACATCAAGGCGCAAATCATCAAGCACTACCAGCGCATTTCCGACCGTGAGGCATTCGTTACGGCGGAAATGGTGCGCAATGCCTATCAAGGTATCGGCATGGAGTACGAGACTTTGCTCAAGGCTTTTGACAAAGAAAACGAGGTGTTCAAAAAACGTGTAGGGAAAGACCGTGTGATGGCAACCTACCGTTCCCGTGTGGTGGCAAGGAACTATGTGGCGGCATTTATCAAATCGTTTTACAAGCGGAACGATATGTCGATGCTGGAACTTACCCCCGACTTCATCAAGGAGTTCGCCGCATACCTTTCAACGGAAGCCGGGTTGCACAATGGGACAATATGGGAAAAGTGTATGTGGCTCAAAGGCGTGGTGATGCGTGCCCACTTCAATGGGCTGATACCGAGGAATCCGTTTGCGCAGTTCCACATCAGCCCGAATGTGAAGGAACGTGAGTTCCTGACAGAAGATGAACTGAAAGTGTTGATGACACATGAGTTCGAGGACAGCAAACTCGCATATATCCGAGATATATTCATCTTTGCCAGTTTCACGGCATTGTCGTTCGTGGACGTGCAGGAGCTGACGAATGACAATATCGTCGAGGTGAACGGCGAGAAATGGATATTGTCAAAACGCCACAAGACGAAAGTGCCGTTTCAGGTAAAACTGCTGGATATCCCGTTGCAGATAATCGAACGCTACCGACCGATGCAGAAAGGCAACCTCGTATTTCCCGGCTTGAACTACTGGTCTATCTGTAAACCGTTGAAAAAGATGATAAAAGAGTGCGGAATCAACAAGGACATCAGCTTTCATTGCGCAAGACATGGATTCGCAACGCTGGCTTTATGTAAGGGTATGCCAATCGAAAGTGTGAGCAGGATTTTAGGGCACACTAACATTGTCACGACTCAAATCTATGCGAAGATTACCACGCAGAAGCTCGACAACGACCTGACGATGTTCGGGAACAGACTGAGCAAGGCGTTTAACGGTATAACAATGGCATGA
- a CDS encoding transposase: MIWSHIYGIKNFFVMRDVNNMVLEGLNSQIQLAKKRARGFVNTENF, encoded by the coding sequence ATGATCTGGTCACACATATACGGTATCAAGAACTTCTTTGTAATGAGGGATGTCAACAACATGGTACTCGAAGGACTTAACTCGCAAATACAACTTGCAAAAAAGAGAGCAAGGGGATTTGTAAATACAGAAAACTTTTAA
- a CDS encoding TonB-dependent receptor domain-containing protein: MKKLFLIRFSVAVFFCLLCVLPVWAANIKIKGVVKDKLSKEPLIGATVRLLGTQAGAVTDMDGSFELSSVEVLEGMYDVEIKYVGYKTEVRHKVHVENGKLVILNLELETDTQELSDVVVVAKKNRENENMLLLEQQKAVIAVQSVGVRELSRKGVSDAEGAVTKVAGVSKQDGVKNVFVRGLGDRYNATTFNGFALPSEDPEYKNISLDFFGTDLIQSVGVNKAFHAGGSSDVGGATIDIVSKELIGSSNFGFGISGGLNTQTVAADFLKQDGVNFMGFANRTEPVDENSWGFKNKLDPSARHLQVNRSYSLSGGKRFYVGKEKNPLSFFLTAGYTADYQYTDEIMRNTTTSGTVYKDMNGKKYAENISQLALANVDFDMQNRHHISYNLMMIHANNQSVGDYKGKNSTFSDDHGNLGFTRRQQTNDNMLIVNQLMTNWGLTRSLSLDAGASYNIVKGYEPDRRINNLTKAEDGYTLLRGNSQQRYFSTLDENDLNVKAGLVYHLKDNIEEISNVCLGYTGRFVDDNFTATEYNLTVGHVSAIPSWDDFSLDDYYNQENFASDWFKIQKNIDEYTVKKNIHSAYAEATWQFTSRWIVNLGLKYDKVDIEVDYNVNRGGSKGNNIIQKDYFLPSLNLKYQLNGKNSLRLGASKTYTLPQAKEISPYRYVGVNFNSQGNPNLKPSDNYNLDLKWDFNPTPTELISFTAFYKQIDHPISRIEVASAGGYLSYENIADKATVAGVEVEIRKNLFVSPVSNVANGMNKLSLGLNGSYIYTNAKMPLATVTIGSQLEGAAPWIVNFDLSHNFTRGECRFVNTLVLNYVSDKIYTIGTQGYQDMIEQGILTLDFVSQTRLNKYLSFNLKACNLLNPSYMLSRKANENGEKVILNDYKKGINISLGVSCTF; encoded by the coding sequence ATGAAAAAATTGTTTCTTATCCGATTTTCAGTGGCGGTCTTTTTTTGCCTGTTGTGTGTACTTCCTGTATGGGCTGCCAACATCAAGATTAAAGGAGTTGTGAAAGACAAACTATCCAAGGAACCTTTGATAGGGGCTACGGTACGTTTGCTTGGCACTCAAGCCGGAGCAGTGACCGATATGGATGGTAGTTTCGAGTTGAGCAGCGTGGAGGTTCTGGAAGGTATGTATGATGTTGAGATTAAATATGTAGGTTACAAAACAGAAGTGCGTCATAAAGTGCATGTGGAGAATGGAAAGCTGGTGATCTTGAATCTGGAACTGGAAACTGATACACAGGAACTTTCCGATGTGGTGGTTGTAGCTAAGAAGAACCGGGAAAATGAGAATATGCTGTTACTCGAACAGCAAAAAGCAGTGATTGCCGTTCAATCTGTCGGTGTCAGGGAACTTTCCCGCAAGGGCGTTTCGGACGCAGAAGGTGCTGTGACGAAAGTTGCCGGAGTGTCTAAACAAGACGGAGTGAAGAATGTCTTTGTCCGTGGATTGGGAGACCGGTACAATGCAACTACTTTTAATGGATTTGCTCTTCCTTCCGAAGATCCGGAATATAAGAATATCTCTCTTGATTTCTTCGGTACGGACCTCATTCAGTCTGTAGGTGTAAATAAAGCATTCCATGCAGGAGGTAGCAGTGATGTCGGAGGGGCAACTATTGATATCGTGTCTAAAGAGCTAATTGGTAGCAGTAACTTCGGATTTGGCATTTCCGGTGGTTTGAATACACAGACTGTAGCGGCTGATTTTCTAAAACAGGATGGAGTGAACTTCATGGGTTTTGCCAATCGCACCGAACCTGTCGATGAGAACTCATGGGGCTTCAAAAACAAGTTGGACCCTTCCGCCCGACATCTACAAGTCAACCGGAGTTACAGTCTTTCCGGGGGGAAAAGATTTTATGTCGGGAAAGAAAAAAATCCGCTTTCTTTCTTCCTGACTGCCGGATATACGGCGGACTATCAGTATACGGATGAAATTATGCGTAATACGACTACCAGCGGTACGGTCTATAAAGATATGAATGGCAAGAAGTATGCGGAGAATATCAGTCAGCTGGCACTTGCCAATGTAGATTTTGATATGCAGAACCGCCATCACATCAGCTATAATTTGATGATGATTCATGCCAATAACCAGTCGGTAGGCGATTACAAAGGAAAGAACTCGACCTTTAGTGACGACCATGGAAACCTCGGATTCACCCGTCGCCAACAAACAAATGACAATATGCTGATCGTTAATCAGTTGATGACTAACTGGGGATTGACCAGATCATTAAGTCTCGATGCTGGTGCTTCCTACAATATCGTGAAAGGTTATGAGCCGGACCGCCGTATCAATAACCTGACTAAAGCGGAAGATGGCTATACGTTGCTAAGAGGGAACTCGCAACAGCGCTACTTCTCAACTTTAGATGAAAACGACTTGAATGTAAAAGCAGGCTTGGTTTATCATCTGAAAGATAATATAGAAGAAATTTCGAATGTCTGTTTGGGATATACAGGTCGGTTCGTTGACGATAATTTCACAGCTACGGAGTATAATCTGACCGTAGGACACGTTTCTGCCATCCCTTCTTGGGATGATTTCTCTCTTGATGATTATTATAATCAGGAAAACTTTGCTTCCGACTGGTTCAAGATACAAAAGAACATTGATGAGTATACCGTAAAAAAGAATATCCATTCCGCTTATGCCGAAGCTACCTGGCAGTTTACTTCCCGCTGGATTGTGAATTTAGGACTGAAATATGACAAGGTTGATATTGAAGTGGATTACAATGTGAATCGTGGAGGTTCTAAAGGAAATAATATCATTCAAAAAGATTATTTCTTGCCCAGCTTGAATCTCAAATACCAATTGAATGGGAAAAACTCGCTCCGCTTGGGTGCCAGTAAGACGTATACGCTTCCACAGGCCAAGGAAATATCTCCTTACCGGTATGTCGGTGTGAATTTCAACAGCCAGGGAAACCCCAATCTGAAACCTTCAGATAATTATAACCTTGATTTGAAATGGGACTTTAATCCTACTCCGACTGAATTGATTTCTTTCACTGCTTTCTATAAACAGATCGATCATCCGATATCCCGTATAGAAGTGGCAAGTGCCGGAGGTTATCTTTCTTATGAGAATATAGCAGATAAAGCAACCGTAGCCGGAGTGGAAGTGGAGATACGTAAAAATCTGTTTGTCAGTCCGGTGAGTAATGTTGCGAACGGAATGAATAAACTTTCTTTGGGATTGAACGGCTCTTATATTTATACAAACGCAAAAATGCCTTTGGCAACGGTTACTATCGGTTCGCAACTGGAAGGAGCTGCACCGTGGATTGTCAACTTCGATCTCTCTCATAACTTTACAAGAGGCGAGTGCCGTTTTGTTAATACACTGGTACTAAACTATGTGAGTGATAAGATATATACCATTGGTACGCAGGGTTATCAAGACATGATAGAACAGGGGATCCTGACATTGGATTTTGTATCCCAGACCAGACTGAACAAATATCTTTCATTCAATCTGAAAGCTTGTAACTTGCTGAACCCTTCTTATATGTTAAGCCGTAAAGCGAACGAGAACGGGGAGAAAGTAATACTGAATGATTATAAAAAAGGAATAAATATAAGCCTGGGAGTGTCGTGTACATTCTAA